Genomic segment of Streptomyces sp. NA02950:
CGGTCGGGGTGATCCGGGCCAGCAGTGCGTCCCGCTCGGCCTCGGTGGTGCGGCCCTTGGTGAGCGCCTTGGCCAACAGGCCTTCGGAGTACGCCTTGCCCTTGGCGGCGGCCTCCGTGGACAGGTCCTTGAGCACGACCTCGATGCCCGCCTTGGCGCAGGCGTAGGCGATGCCCGCGCCCATCATCCCGGCGCCCAGCACGGCGACCTTGCGGACCTGCTGGGGCTCGATGCCCTGCGGCCGGTTGGCACCGGAGTTGACCGCCTGGAGATCGAAGAAGAACGCCTGGATCATGTTCTTGGCGGTCTGGCCGATCACCAGCTCGGTGAAGTAGCGGGCCTCGATGACCTGCGCGGTCTCGAAGTCGACCTGCGAGCCCTCGACGGCGGCGGCGAGGATGTTGCGCGGCGCCGGGTAGGGGGCGCCGCCCAGCTGCTTGCGCAGATTGGCGGGGAAGGCGGGCAGGTTGACCGCGAACTTCGGATCGGCCGGGGTGCCGCCCGGGATCCGGTGGCCCTTCTCGTCCCAGGGCTGGATCGACTCGGGGTGGGCGTCGATGAACGCCCGCGCCCGGGTGAGCATCTCCGCCGGGGTGTCCACCACCTCGTGCACCAGACCCGTTTCCAGGGCACGCCCGGGCGCGTAACGCTGGCCCTGGAGCAGCACCTTGAGCAGTGCGTCGGTGACCCCGAGCAGCCGGACGGTGCGGGCGACACCGCCACTGCCCGGCAGCAGGCCCAGGGTGACCTCGGGGAAGCCGATCCGGGAGCCGGGGGCGTCGAGGGCGACACGGTGGTGGCAGGCGAGGGCGATCTCCAGACCGCCGCCGAGCGCCGAGCCGTTGATCGCGGCGACGAGGGGCTTGCCGAGGGTCTCCAGTCGGCGCAGACCCCGCTTGATGCGCAGATTCGCCTCGAACATCTGCTGGGCGTGCTCGGGCCCGGCCTGGATCATGTCCTTGAGATCGCCGCCCGCGAAGAAGCTCTTCTTGGCGGAGGTGATGACGATGCCGCGGATGGACTCCCGCTCGGCCTCGGCGCGGTCGGCGACCGCGTCGAGGGAGGCGATGAACGCGGCGTTCATGGTGTTGGCGGACTGGTCGGGGTCGTCGAGGACGAGGGTGACGACGCCGTCGTCGCCCCGCTCCCAGCGGATGGTCGAGGCGGTGGTGGTCTCGGTCATGGCACGGTCTCCAAGGGGGAAGGGAGGTCGGTCGGGGTCGGGGGTGGTCAGAGGCGTTCGACCACCGTGGCGATGCCCATACCGCCTCCCACGCACAGCGTGGCCAGTCCGTAGCGCTGCTCGCGCCGCTCCAGCTCGTCGATCAGGGTGCCGAGGAGCATCGCACCGGTCGCCCCGAGGGGGTGGCCCAGTGCGATCGCGCCGCCGTTGACGTTGACCTTGTCCAGGCTGAGCCCCATGTCCTGTACGAAGCGCAGCACCACCGCGGCGAACGCCTCGTTGATCTCGACCAGATCGATGTCGTCGATGGTCAGCCCGGCCTTGGCGAGCGCCTTGCGGGAGGCGGGCGCCGGGCCGGTGAGCATGATGGTGGG
This window contains:
- a CDS encoding 3-hydroxyacyl-CoA dehydrogenase NAD-binding domain-containing protein; translation: MTETTTASTIRWERGDDGVVTLVLDDPDQSANTMNAAFIASLDAVADRAEAERESIRGIVITSAKKSFFAGGDLKDMIQAGPEHAQQMFEANLRIKRGLRRLETLGKPLVAAINGSALGGGLEIALACHHRVALDAPGSRIGFPEVTLGLLPGSGGVARTVRLLGVTDALLKVLLQGQRYAPGRALETGLVHEVVDTPAEMLTRARAFIDAHPESIQPWDEKGHRIPGGTPADPKFAVNLPAFPANLRKQLGGAPYPAPRNILAAAVEGSQVDFETAQVIEARYFTELVIGQTAKNMIQAFFFDLQAVNSGANRPQGIEPQQVRKVAVLGAGMMGAGIAYACAKAGIEVVLKDLSTEAAAKGKAYSEGLLAKALTKGRTTEAERDALLARITPTGDVNDLEGCDAVIEAVFEDPALKHKVFQEIEGVVAPDALLCSNTSTLPITLLAEGVQRVDDFIGLHFFSPVDKMPLVEIIKGERTGDKALARAFDLVRQINKTPIVVNDSRGFFTSRVIGHFINEGVAMVGEGIDPASVEQAAAQAGYPAKVLSLMDELTLTLPRRIREETRRATEEAGGTWQPHPADTVIDRMVEEFGRPGRSGGAGFYDYDAATGKRAALWPGLREHFGGGEDTRIPLTDMMERMLFCEAIDTVRLLEEGVLTSVADANIGSILGIGFPGWTGGVLQYINGYAGGVAGFVARARELAAAYGERFAPPALLVEKAERGERFTD